One segment of Scleropages formosus chromosome 23, fSclFor1.1, whole genome shotgun sequence DNA contains the following:
- the naxe gene encoding NAD(P)H-hydrate epimerase produces MLGLRALLGIGVLVTSRGGGLLAQKGVCPLLGGNSPLSRECPRHQSTMAQAVKFLSQEEAQHIDEELFTEYQYSVDQLMELAGLSCATAVARAYPLDSLLKPRPTVLVVCGPGNNGGDGLVCARHLKLFGYEPTIVYPKRPNKPLFQNLTVQCEKMDIPFLPEMPSEEVVIDEAYNLVIDAIFGFSFQGAVREPFGSIISTLKKATVPIASIDIPSGWDVEKGSPDGLQPDLLISLTAPKKSARHFRGRYHFLGGRFVPPALERKYQLNLPQYPGTDCVLQLS; encoded by the exons ATGTTGGGGCTGCGGGCTCTGCTTGGGATCGGGGTCCTAGTGACATCACGAGGAGGTGGGCTTCTTGCTCAGAAGGGGGTGTGTCCACTGCTTGGTGGGAATAGCCCTCTCAGCCGGGAGTGTCccagacaccagtccaccatgGCCCAGGCAGTCAAATTCCTCAG TCAGGAGGAGGCCCAGCACATCGACGAGGAGCTCTTCACTGAGTACCAGTACAGCGTAGACCAGCTGATGGAGCTGGCGGGGCTGAGCTGTGCCACAGCTGTTGCTCGG GCGTACCCCCTGGACTCCCTGCTGAAACCCAGGCCAACAGTGCTGGTGGTGTGTGGCCCAGGAAACAATGGGGGAGATGGGCTTGTCTGCGCTCGCCACCTCAAGCTCTTT GGTTATGAACCTACCATAGTGTACCCGAAGCGGCCCAACAAGCCCCTGTTCCAGAACCTCACAGTCCAGTGTGAGAAGATGGACATCCCATTTCTGCCGGAGATGCCCAGCGAG GAGGTGGTGATTGACGAGGCCTACAACCTGGTGATCGATGCCATCTTCGGCTTCAGCTTTCAGGGTGCGGTTCGTGAACCCTTTGGCTCCATCATCAGCACACTGAAGAAGGCCACAGTGCCCATTGCCAGCATTGACATCCCTTCAG GCTGGGATGTGGAGAAAGGCAGTCCTGACGGCCTACAACCAGACCTGCTCATTTCTCTCACGGCTCCCAAGAAGTCAGCAAGACACTTCCGTGGCCGTTACCACTTCCTGGGGGGTCGGTTTGTGCCTCCGGCTCTGGAGAGGAAgtaccagctgaacctgccCCAGTACCCAGGCACAGACTGTGTGTTACAGCTGTCATAG